In a genomic window of Fimbriiglobus ruber:
- a CDS encoding phospholipase D family protein, protein MTRLFLFLALILLASPALADPSIQVAFSPHAGATEAVTQVISESKRTVHVAAYGFTSKPIAQALVEAHQRGVEIEVVLDKSNASARYSEAGEIAQAGIPVRIDYRYAIMHDKFVVVDGVTVETGSFNYTAAADERNAENVLVLRDAPQVSGAYEANWEKLWAESEGK, encoded by the coding sequence GTGACCCGCCTCTTCCTCTTCCTCGCCCTCATCCTTCTCGCTTCCCCGGCGTTGGCCGATCCGTCGATCCAGGTTGCATTCTCCCCTCACGCGGGAGCCACTGAGGCCGTGACCCAGGTCATTTCGGAATCGAAACGAACGGTCCACGTGGCGGCCTACGGATTCACATCAAAACCCATCGCACAGGCCCTCGTCGAGGCCCACCAGCGCGGCGTCGAGATCGAGGTGGTGTTGGACAAGAGCAATGCGTCAGCCCGGTATTCGGAGGCAGGGGAAATCGCCCAAGCAGGCATTCCGGTCAGGATCGACTACCGGTACGCGATCATGCACGACAAGTTTGTGGTCGTGGACGGAGTGACGGTGGAAACGGGGTCGTTCAACTACACCGCGGCGGCTGACGAGCGTAATGCGGAGAACGTGCTGGTCCTGCGGGACGCTCCCCAGGTCTCTGGAGCGTATGAAGCAAACTGGGAGAAGCTTTGGGCGGAGAGCGAGGGGAAGTAA
- a CDS encoding DUF7448 domain-containing protein, translating into MSQPGIGAMVHYLTGGSKHDPKEYYGKRITSAEFADNRLLIGFEGGVRIAIFDDGQSCCESRYMTTADDVTWLVGKTLKAIAAKEGPEVEGECGDSHEQVFLEIETPDGSITFANHNEHNGYYGGFGLTIEEVEREVA; encoded by the coding sequence ATGAGTCAGCCAGGTATCGGTGCGATGGTGCATTATCTGACCGGCGGGTCGAAGCACGATCCGAAGGAGTATTACGGAAAGAGAATCACGAGCGCGGAGTTTGCGGACAACCGCCTGCTGATCGGCTTCGAGGGCGGGGTCCGAATCGCTATCTTCGATGACGGCCAGAGTTGCTGCGAGTCCCGGTACATGACCACCGCTGACGACGTGACGTGGCTTGTTGGGAAGACCCTCAAGGCGATCGCCGCGAAGGAGGGGCCGGAAGTTGAGGGCGAATGCGGCGACTCCCACGAGCAGGTCTTCCTCGAAATCGAAACGCCTGACGGTAGCATCACCTTTGCGAATCACAACGAGCACAACGGATATTACGGCGGCTTCGGGCTGACGATCGAAGAAGTTGAAAGAGAGGTGGCATGA
- a CDS encoding ArsR/SmtB family transcription factor: protein MSDFKQAEKCAERLSALAEPNRMRIIDALRTGSRTVTELAMLLKSEIVNVSHHLKILRLAGLVEAKKFGRFMEYALSSEWTSDKGAVSVDLGVYRVVLPAVE from the coding sequence ATGAGTGATTTTAAACAGGCGGAGAAGTGTGCCGAAAGACTTAGCGCACTCGCGGAACCGAATCGCATGCGTATTATCGATGCCCTCCGCACCGGAAGCAGGACCGTCACCGAATTGGCCATGCTTTTAAAATCGGAGATCGTCAACGTGAGCCACCACTTGAAGATACTCCGTCTCGCTGGCTTGGTCGAAGCCAAGAAATTCGGGCGGTTTATGGAATACGCACTGTCATCCGAATGGACTTCGGATAAGGGGGCGGTCTCCGTGGATCTCGGGGTGTATCGTGTAGTGCTTCCGGCGGTGGAGTAG
- a CDS encoding ArsR/SmtB family transcription factor → MIDYKKAKDCAVLLQGLAEPTRLRIIEMLLMGKKNVTELARDLKTEIVNVSLHLRVLRDAGLVLNEKHGRQVEYSLHPDYFPDPEAASADFGWCRIEIYAEE, encoded by the coding sequence ATGATCGATTACAAAAAGGCGAAGGACTGCGCTGTCCTCCTCCAGGGGTTGGCGGAACCGACCCGGCTTCGGATCATCGAAATGCTTCTCATGGGAAAGAAGAATGTGACCGAACTAGCCCGTGATCTGAAAACCGAGATTGTCAACGTCTCCCTCCATCTCAGAGTGCTCCGCGATGCCGGACTCGTTTTAAACGAAAAGCACGGCCGGCAGGTTGAATACTCACTCCACCCGGATTACTTCCCAGATCCTGAAGCGGCTTCCGCGGACTTCGGCTGGTGCCGGATCGAGATTTACGCGGAGGAATGA